Proteins co-encoded in one Chlorogloeopsis sp. ULAP01 genomic window:
- the rpmF gene encoding 50S ribosomal protein L32, with protein sequence MAVPKKKTSKSKRDQRRATWRRKAALEAQKALSLGKSILTGRSTFVYPSAEEEEEEEES encoded by the coding sequence ATGGCTGTTCCAAAGAAGAAAACATCAAAGTCCAAACGCGATCAGCGTCGAGCTACTTGGAGGCGCAAAGCAGCCCTTGAAGCTCAAAAAGCTCTTTCTCTCGGTAAGTCGATTTTAACTGGACGTTCTACATTTGTGTATCCATCAGCAGAGGAAGAAGAGGAAGAAGAGGAATCGTAA
- a CDS encoding sulfite oxidase-like oxidoreductase, translated as MLGKHFQKPTQEEGERVPPGQYLTKGFPVLTYGATPQVSTDNWEFRVWGLAKAKTFTWQDFMALPQHEFTADFHCVTRWSKLDVKWTGIKVTHLMELIEVDPKAAHVMEHCYGGYTTNISMLDFLREENFFAFKLFGEPLPAEHGGPLRLVVPHLYAWKSAKWLNGLEFLESEEFGFWERNGYHQRGEPWAEERYSNF; from the coding sequence ATGTTAGGGAAACACTTTCAAAAACCGACTCAGGAAGAAGGCGAACGCGTTCCACCAGGACAATATTTGACTAAGGGCTTCCCTGTATTAACTTATGGTGCCACTCCTCAAGTCAGTACAGATAATTGGGAGTTTCGAGTTTGGGGTTTGGCAAAAGCCAAGACATTTACTTGGCAAGACTTTATGGCACTACCCCAACATGAATTTACTGCTGACTTCCATTGCGTAACTCGCTGGTCTAAGCTGGATGTGAAATGGACTGGCATTAAAGTCACACACTTGATGGAATTAATTGAAGTTGATCCGAAAGCCGCCCATGTCATGGAACATTGCTATGGCGGCTATACTACCAATATTTCCATGCTAGACTTTTTGCGGGAAGAAAACTTCTTTGCTTTTAAATTGTTTGGTGAACCATTACCTGCCGAACATGGCGGGCCGTTGCGGTTAGTTGTTCCCCACCTGTATGCTTGGAAAAGCGCCAAGTGGCTCAACGGCTTAGAGTTTCTCGAAAGTGAAGAATTTGGTTTTTGGGAACGCAATGGCTATCACCAACGAGGCGAACCTTGGGCAGAAGAACGCTATAGCAATTTTTAA